From the Candidatus Peregrinibacteria bacterium genome, one window contains:
- a CDS encoding type I restriction endonuclease subunit R, with protein sequence MTKIFESDVEQMTIETLQSQGYTYLTPEQQEEERPDLSDVVLKGRLRDAINRLNPDIPADAQEYALKQVINLPSQSLIENNEAFHRYLTEGVPIEYQKNGETVGGSVQLVDFENPTANNLIVTNQFTVTNDNTIKRPDVVILVNGLPLVVIELKNPTDENATVTKAFTQLGNYKNAIPDLFFYNGLLVASDGLDAKVGSLTAGWSRFMNWKTVDGVKEDAVTVPQIDTMIRGMLRPDVMLDLIKQFTVFEKTKKEESKTGLIQIETVKKVAAYHQYHAVNRAIESTKEAAKETGNRKAGVVWHTQGSGKSLSMVFYAGKVVLGLDNPTILVITDRNDLDDQLFDTFAGCKQLLRQEPIQAKDRLDLKKLLKTSGGGIVFSTIQKFSPEDGSSIYELLSDRKNIIVIADEAHRSQYGFGAKTRETEKGVETRYGNAKYLRDALPNASFIGFTGTPIESEDRSTPAVFGEYIDVYDISQAVEDGATVRIYYESRLAKVHLKEEEKEKLDYEVEAITEGEESTAKEKAKAKWTQLEAIVGHKDRLASVAEDFIKHFETRQEAFEGKAMFVSMSRRIAVELYEAIIELRPEWHDTDLKKGVIKVVMTSSSSDPASWQQHHTTKQDRKAIGERIKDPDDPLKIVIVRDMWLTGFDAPCLHTLYVDKPMKGHNLMQAIARVNRVYKDKPGGLVVDYIGIASDLKRALATYTESGGKGEPTLNQEDAVSTMLEKFEVVCQLFAGFDFERYFEADTREKMTIILEAQEHILGIEDGKNRFTKEVGLLSKAFALSVPHLKAMEIKDEVGFFQAVKARLVKFEPSGSGKSDEEIETSIRQIVDKAVVSEGVIDIFDAAGIKKPDISILDDEFLEEVKGMKRKNVALELLKKILNDEIKGRRKKNFIQSKKLSEMLENAIKKYQNNLITAAQVIEELINIAKEVRASDERADNLGLTDYEIAFYDALANNDSAKSVLGDDALRELSRVLVEKVKANTSIDWTIKETVQAKLRAIVKRTLRLYGYPPDMAKLATDNILKQAELLADEWSV encoded by the coding sequence ATGACCAAAATTTTCGAATCCGACGTCGAGCAAATGACCATCGAGACTCTCCAGTCTCAGGGCTACACATATCTGACCCCAGAACAGCAAGAGGAGGAGCGACCAGATCTTTCTGATGTGGTACTGAAGGGGCGACTTCGTGATGCCATTAATCGATTAAATCCAGATATTCCTGCGGATGCACAAGAGTATGCGCTCAAACAGGTGATAAATTTACCAAGCCAGAGTCTCATAGAAAATAATGAAGCTTTTCATCGATACCTTACGGAGGGTGTACCCATTGAATATCAAAAGAATGGCGAAACAGTTGGGGGTTCTGTACAACTCGTAGATTTTGAGAATCCTACGGCAAACAATCTGATTGTAACGAATCAATTCACAGTAACAAATGACAATACCATCAAAAGACCAGATGTTGTGATTCTGGTAAACGGACTGCCACTTGTGGTAATCGAACTCAAAAATCCAACAGATGAAAATGCCACTGTTACAAAAGCGTTTACTCAGCTCGGAAACTATAAAAATGCCATTCCTGACCTTTTCTTTTACAATGGCTTGCTCGTCGCTTCCGACGGACTCGACGCCAAGGTCGGTTCACTTACTGCTGGATGGTCACGGTTTATGAATTGGAAAACAGTTGATGGTGTAAAAGAAGATGCCGTTACGGTGCCACAGATTGATACCATGATCCGCGGAATGCTTCGACCAGATGTGATGCTTGATCTCATCAAGCAATTTACTGTCTTTGAAAAAACAAAAAAAGAAGAATCGAAAACGGGGCTTATCCAAATCGAAACAGTAAAAAAGGTTGCGGCGTATCATCAGTACCATGCGGTGAATCGGGCAATTGAATCAACCAAGGAAGCTGCCAAAGAAACAGGGAACAGAAAAGCAGGAGTGGTGTGGCATACTCAGGGATCGGGGAAATCACTCTCAATGGTGTTTTATGCGGGAAAAGTGGTATTGGGGCTTGATAATCCGACAATACTGGTAATCACTGATCGTAACGACCTTGACGATCAACTCTTCGATACTTTCGCGGGATGCAAACAGCTCCTTCGTCAAGAACCCATACAAGCAAAGGATAGGCTTGATTTGAAAAAACTCCTCAAAACATCGGGTGGAGGAATTGTATTTTCTACCATTCAGAAATTTTCTCCTGAAGATGGCTCTTCAATATATGAGCTTTTATCTGACAGAAAAAATATTATCGTAATTGCCGATGAGGCGCATCGAAGCCAATATGGTTTTGGCGCAAAAACTCGTGAGACCGAAAAAGGAGTCGAAACTCGTTATGGAAATGCAAAATACCTCCGTGATGCCCTGCCGAATGCTTCATTCATCGGTTTTACAGGAACACCAATCGAAAGTGAGGACAGATCGACTCCTGCCGTATTTGGAGAATACATTGATGTTTATGACATTTCTCAGGCAGTAGAAGACGGTGCGACCGTTCGCATTTACTATGAATCACGGCTCGCTAAAGTTCACCTGAAGGAGGAAGAAAAGGAAAAACTCGATTATGAAGTAGAAGCAATCACCGAAGGAGAAGAATCAACCGCCAAAGAAAAAGCAAAAGCAAAGTGGACGCAACTGGAAGCCATAGTGGGACACAAAGACCGACTTGCTTCCGTGGCAGAAGATTTCATTAAACATTTTGAAACTCGACAAGAAGCCTTTGAAGGAAAAGCCATGTTTGTGAGTATGAGCAGAAGAATAGCTGTGGAGCTCTATGAAGCAATTATAGAACTCCGCCCTGAATGGCACGACACTGACCTGAAAAAAGGTGTGATAAAAGTGGTAATGACTTCGAGCTCTTCTGATCCTGCCAGTTGGCAACAGCACCACACGACCAAGCAAGATCGCAAGGCAATCGGTGAACGGATCAAAGATCCTGATGATCCACTAAAAATTGTTATTGTGCGCGACATGTGGCTTACAGGCTTTGATGCTCCGTGCCTGCATACGCTCTACGTCGACAAGCCTATGAAAGGACACAATCTCATGCAGGCTATTGCTCGTGTGAATCGTGTCTACAAGGATAAGCCAGGAGGTCTTGTGGTGGATTATATCGGCATCGCCTCAGACCTCAAGCGAGCACTTGCAACCTACACCGAAAGCGGCGGAAAAGGCGAACCGACACTGAATCAAGAAGATGCAGTTTCAACAATGCTCGAGAAGTTTGAAGTGGTGTGCCAACTCTTTGCAGGATTCGATTTTGAACGATATTTTGAGGCTGACACCCGAGAAAAAATGACTATTATTCTTGAGGCTCAAGAACATATTCTTGGAATAGAGGATGGGAAGAATAGATTTACAAAGGAAGTCGGACTCCTCTCCAAGGCTTTTGCGCTTTCTGTTCCGCATCTTAAGGCGATGGAGATTAAAGATGAAGTCGGATTTTTTCAAGCAGTAAAGGCTCGATTGGTAAAATTCGAACCAAGTGGAAGCGGTAAAAGTGATGAAGAAATTGAAACATCTATTCGACAAATTGTAGACAAGGCGGTGGTTTCCGAAGGAGTAATCGATATTTTTGATGCGGCAGGAATCAAAAAGCCTGATATTTCCATTCTTGATGATGAATTTTTGGAAGAGGTAAAGGGTATGAAGCGCAAGAATGTTGCACTAGAGCTATTGAAAAAGATATTGAATGACGAAATCAAAGGGCGAAGAAAAAAGAACTTTATCCAAAGCAAAAAGCTCTCGGAGATGCTTGAGAATGCCATTAAAAAATATCAAAACAATCTCATCACTGCAGCTCAGGTAATTGAAGAATTAATCAATATCGCCAAAGAGGTGCGAGCCTCAGATGAGCGTGCAGATAATCTTGGGCTTACCGATTATGAAATTGCCTTTTATGATGCTCTTGCGAACAATGACAGTGCAAAGTCAGTATTGGGGGATGATGCCCTCAGAGAGCTTTCTCGTGTCCTTGTAGAGAAAGTAAAAGCCAACACCTCGATTGACTGGACAATCAAAGAAACAGTACAGGCAAAATTAAGAGCAATCGTAAAAAGAACCCTTCGGCTATACGGCTATCCGCCTGATATGGCAAAACTGGCAACAGATAATATCTTAAAGCAAGCTGAGCTACTTGCTGATGAATGGAGTGTGTAA
- a CDS encoding metal-dependent hydrolase: MFIAHLPAGYILTKKLQKTSGVAKYLWVGLLGSILPDIDMLYFYLVDNKQHLHHDYWIHTPFYWMLISLFTFLALRLLKKQKYYLVSLIFFANIFLHLFLDTLVGKINWLYPFSSKSFSFFEVPAIYDYWVYNFVFHWTFLIEVFVIVCAVLLFHQNRSSSVRSSLLDSTTKNNP, from the coding sequence ATGTTTATCGCACATCTCCCCGCTGGCTACATACTTACCAAAAAACTGCAAAAGACAAGCGGTGTTGCAAAATATTTATGGGTTGGTCTTTTGGGAAGTATTCTGCCGGATATCGACATGCTTTACTTTTACTTGGTGGACAATAAGCAACACCTGCATCATGACTATTGGATACATACTCCATTTTACTGGATGCTGATTTCTTTATTTACTTTTTTGGCATTAAGGCTTCTAAAAAAACAAAAGTACTATCTTGTGAGCCTTATATTTTTCGCCAACATCTTTTTGCATCTCTTTCTTGATACCTTGGTCGGCAAAATCAACTGGCTCTATCCTTTTTCTTCCAAGAGTTTTTCTTTTTTTGAGGTGCCGGCTATATATGACTACTGGGTATATAATTTTGTTTTTCATTGGACTTTTCTTATTGAGGTTTTTGTCATTGTCTGTGCCGTACTTTTATTTCATCAAAATAGAAGCTCCTCCGTTCGGTCGAGTCTTTTGGACTCGACCACAAAAAATAACCCCTAA
- a CDS encoding DKNYY domain-containing protein, whose product MKPARNNVCLFEMRNFKISMKACVNKLVKEIFIFLFFFFFASIILAIPYVLFVDKFGKMGGVPVFIQIPLLPLVTIESIIYKHYWIFLFIPYILFITIKFISLKFDKRISTKKFMILISIVFFVLSMALTSKIFDCDLNRNYAPGNNNGYFYKAKKDVCYAWLTAAYSPLPHSTLRIPETDFNTFKVLEHGYAMDDSHVYFDNGVLACPECIQYDFEITKIEGANPNTFMVLNKIYAKDKNSVYCNGIKMNISDVESFEITGGDTAKDKNYEYKNCEIISE is encoded by the coding sequence GTGAAGCCTGCACGCAATAATGTTTGTTTATTTGAAATGAGAAATTTTAAAATCAGTATGAAAGCTTGTGTGAATAAACTTGTAAAAGAAATATTTATATTTTTGTTTTTTTTCTTTTTCGCTTCAATAATCTTAGCTATTCCGTATGTTTTGTTTGTTGACAAGTTCGGAAAAATGGGGGGAGTTCCAGTATTTATCCAGATTCCGCTATTGCCTTTGGTCACAATTGAATCAATAATATATAAACATTATTGGATATTCCTTTTTATACCGTATATATTATTTATTACTATTAAATTTATTAGTCTTAAATTTGATAAAAGAATAAGTACAAAAAAATTTATGATTCTAATTAGCATTGTTTTTTTTGTGCTCTCTATGGCTCTGACTTCAAAAATTTTTGATTGTGACTTAAACAGGAACTATGCCCCCGGAAATAATAATGGATATTTTTATAAAGCAAAAAAAGATGTTTGTTATGCATGGTTGACTGCAGCATATTCTCCGCTTCCACACTCCACTTTGCGAATACCAGAAACAGATTTTAATACTTTTAAAGTACTGGAGCACGGTTATGCAATGGACGATAGTCATGTTTACTTTGATAATGGGGTTCTTGCCTGCCCTGAATGTATTCAGTATGATTTCGAAATTACAAAGATTGAAGGTGCCAACCCTAATACTTTTATGGTATTAAACAAAATATATGCAAAAGATAAAAACTCTGTTTATTGCAATGGAATAAAAATGAACATAAGTGATGTTGAATCTTTTGAAATAACTGGGGGTGATACTGCGAAAGACAAAAATTATGAATATAAAAATTGTGAAATAATATCAGAATAA